One Glycine max cultivar Williams 82 chromosome 4, Glycine_max_v4.0, whole genome shotgun sequence DNA segment encodes these proteins:
- the LOC100785444 gene encoding CBL-interacting serine/threonine-protein kinase 8, translated as MVVRKVGKYEIGRTIGEGTFAKVKFAQNTETGESVAMKVLDRSTIIKHKMADQIKREISIMKLVRHPYVVRLHEVLASRTKIYIILEFITGGELFDKIIHHGRLSETDSRRYFQQLIDGVDYCHSKGVYHRDLKPENLLLDSLGNIKISDFGLSAFPEQGVSILRTTCGTPNYVAPEVLSHKGYNGAVADVWSCGVILYVLLAGYLPFDELDLTTLYSKIERAEFSCPPWFPVGAKLLIHRILDPNPETRITIEHIRNDEWFQRSYVPVSLLEYEDVNLDDVNAAFDDAEELRADQQCDNDDMGPLMLNAFDLIILSQGLNLATIFDRGQDSVKYQTRFISQKPAKVVLSSMEVVAQSMGFKTHIRNYKMRVEGVSANKTSYFSVILEIFEVAPTFYMVDIQKAAGDTGEYLKFYKNFCSNLEDIIWKPPHEASKSRISKTKSKRR; from the exons aTGGTGGTGAGGAAAGTTGGGAAGTACGAGATTGGGAGGACGATTGGGGAGGGAACCTTTGCGAAGGTGAAATTCGCTCAGAACACCGAAACTGGTGAGAGCGTGGCCATGAAGGTGCTCGACCGTAGCACCATCATCAAGCACAAGATGGCCGACCAG ATCAAGAGGGAGATTTCCATCATGAAGCTAGTTAGGCATCCTTATGTTGTTCGCCTTCACGAG GTTCTTGCAAGCCGTACCAAGATTTATATCATATTGGAGTTCATCACGGGTGGTgaattgtttgataaaatt ATACACCATGGCCGTCTTAGTGAAACTGACTCTAGAAGATATTTCCAGCAGCTTATTGACGGTGTAGATTATTGCCACAGTAAGGGAGTTTATCACAGAGATTTAAAG CCTGAAAATCTTTTACTCGATTCACTGGGAAATATAAAGATTTCCGATTTTGGTTTGAGTGCATTTCCTGAGCAG GGGGTGAGTATCCTTCGGACAACTTGTGGGACTCCAAACTATGTGGCTCCTGAG GTACTCAGTCATAAGGGTTACAACGGTGCTGTGGCAGATGTTTGGTCCTGTGGGGTTATCCTCTATGTCCTACTGGCTGGATATCTTCCTTTTGATGAGCTTGATCTAACCACCTTATATAGTAAG atTGAGAGAGCAGAGTTTTCATGCCCTCCTTGGTTTCCAGTGGGAGCAAAATTGTTGATACATAGAATTTTGGACCCAAATCCTGAAACT CGTATAACAATTGAGCATATAAGAAATGACGAATGGTTTCAGAGGAGTTATGTTCCTGTCAGTCTTCTTGAGTATGAAGATGTAAACCTTGATGATGTAAATGCTGCTTTTGACGATGCTGAG GAACTGAGGGCTGATCAACAATGTGACAACGATGACATGGGTCCTCTAATGCTTAATGCATTTGACTTGATAATTTTGTCTCAAGGCTTAAATCTTGCAACAATCTTTGATCGTGGGCAG GACTCTGTGAAGTACCAAACCCGTTTTATCTCTCAAAAACCAGCAAAGGTGGTTTTATCAAGTATGGAAGTTGTGGCACAATCAATGGGATTTAAGACGCATATTCGCAACTACAAG ATGAGGGTGGAGGGTGTTTCAGCAAATAAAACATCCTATTTCTCTGTTATCCTGGAA ATTTTTGAAGTGGCTCCTACATTTTATATGGTGGACATTCAGAAAGCAGCTGGAGATACTGGTGAATACCTCAAG TTTTACAAGAACTTTTGTAGCAATCTTGAGGATATAATCTGGAAACCGCCCCATGAAGCAAGCAAATCAAGGATCTCCAAGACCAAAAGCAAAAGACGATAG
- the LOC100784911 gene encoding protein odr-4 homolog isoform X1: MAKGVIGEETRLKLAEGLLSQSAVPSEVGLLIGKFSSSLGRAFLFDLIPTPHNDSAEPACALTDPDKKKATKSNPADSSSLFIDKDWVAEHARQVSRMLVGGIKVVGLYVWVSDAAFKNSTIMLCQTVKGVAEAAPVLEGDWDERLLLHISYSPRRWNCRNCSLSSNITSSSLRPCDFKMGKVLTSLQTFKCMHNFNLRLPILRDSASKFQTLSDVLRHTISIHAKELAGAKALIDGKLVVESESYSSDGVHEVELLLSFLNDSSIEACSQGDVVGILSFSGLICSFAYLNSKEPNSQAITDIKGDIITSLQSRLDIICDEVDVDSGNNHDVGSQVSNEISAEKPVPQLVLHLLRKGCSLPFPRRVFAPWLAGVYVCDYLQPSETVEVLKDHSMELLSMKAPADVSTILEPEKEEISFKTKSFWDVVVPSYSEIHLMEDKSKRDGGSESPSSKTVKPGRINVVAAGLILLLSVLVGSVLFALKG; this comes from the exons ATGGCGAAAGGCGTAATCGGAGAAGAAACGCGACTCAAATTAGCGGAGGGTCTTCTCAGCCAATCCGCAGTTCCATCCGAG GTGGGTCTTCTAATCGGCAAGTTCAGCTCCTCCTTGGGCCGGGCCTTTCTCTTCGACCTCATTCCCACCCCACACAACGACTCCGCCGAGCCCGCCTGCGCCCTCACCGACCCCGACAAGAAGAAGGCCACCAAATCCAACCCCGCCGATTCCTCTTCCTTGTTCATCGACAAGGATTGGGTCGCCGAACATGCCCGCCAGGTTTCTAGAATGCTCGTCGGCGGCATCAAGGTCGTCGGCCTATACGTTTGGGTTAGCGATGCCGCATTCAAAAATTCAACCATAATGCTTTGCCAG ACCGTGAAGGGTGTTGCTGAGGCAGCTCCGGTTTTGGAGGGTGATTGGGATGAGAGGCTGCTTCTTCACATTTCTTATAGCCCGAGGAG GTGGAATTGTAGAAACTGCTCACTGTCTTCGAATATTACATCAAGTAGTTTGCGGCCTTGTGACTTTAAGATGGGGAAGGTCTTAACTTCCCTTCAGACGTTCAAGTGCATGCACAACTTTAACCTGAG GTTACCTATATTACGCGACAGTGCATCAAAGTTCCAGACATTGAGTGATGTTCTTCGTCATACAATATCTATTCATGCCAAAGAGCTTGCAGGTGCAAAGGCCTTGATTGATGGTAAATTG GTTGTTGAGAGTGAGTCATATTCATCAGATGGTGTGCATGAAGTTGAattgcttctttcatttctGAACGATAGTTCTATTGAAG catGCAGCCAAGGAGATGTTGTTGGTATTCTTTCATTTAGTGGCTTGATATGTTCTTTTGCATATCTGAATTCAAAAGAGCCTAATTCACAAGCCATCACTGATATAAAG GGAGATATCATTACGAGTCTGCAAAGTAGATTGGATATAATCTGTGATGAGGTAGATGTTGACTCTGGTAACAATCATGATGTTGGAAGCCAAGTAAGCAATGAAATATCGGCTGAAAAGCCTGTTCCCCAACTAGTGTTGCACTTATTGAG AAAAGGATGCAGCCTTCCATTTCCTAGAAGAGTCTTTGCACCATGGCTAGCAGGGGTGTATGTATGTGATTATTTGCAACCTTCTGAAACTGTTGAG GTTTTAAAAGATCATAGTATGGAATTACTATCCATGAAAGCTCCAGCTGATGTCTCTACAATTTTGGAGCCAGAGAAAGAAGAGATATCTTTCAAAACTAAATCTTTCTGGGATGTGGTAGTCCCCTCCTATTCAGAAATTCACCTCATGGAAGACAAGAGCAAACGTGATGGCGGAAGCGAGAGTCCAAGTAGTAAAACTGTGAAGCCGGGTCGCATTAATGTTGTCGCCGCTGGTCTCATCCTTCTATTGTCTGTGTTAGTTGGTTCTGTGCTATTCGCCCTGAAGGGTTGA
- the LOC100784911 gene encoding protein odr-4 homolog isoform X2 codes for MAKGVIGEETRLKLAEGLLSQSAVPSEVGLLIGKFSSSLGRAFLFDLIPTPHNDSAEPACALTDPDKKKATKSNPADSSSLFIDKDWVAEHARQVSRMLVGGIKVVGLYVWVSDAAFKNSTIMLCQTVKGVAEAAPVLEGDWDERLLLHISYSPRRWNCRNCSLSSNITSSSLRPCDFKMGKVLTSLQTFKCMHNFNLRLPILRDSASKFQTLSDVLRHTISIHAKELAGAKALIDGKLVVESESYSSDGVHEVELLLSFLNDSSIEACSQGDVVGILSFSGLICSFAYLNSKEPNSQAITDIKGDIITSLQSRLDIICDEVDVDSGNNHDVGSQVSNEISAEKPVPQLVLHLLRKGCSLPFPRRVFAPWLAGVYVCDYLQPSETVEKRLPGLC; via the exons ATGGCGAAAGGCGTAATCGGAGAAGAAACGCGACTCAAATTAGCGGAGGGTCTTCTCAGCCAATCCGCAGTTCCATCCGAG GTGGGTCTTCTAATCGGCAAGTTCAGCTCCTCCTTGGGCCGGGCCTTTCTCTTCGACCTCATTCCCACCCCACACAACGACTCCGCCGAGCCCGCCTGCGCCCTCACCGACCCCGACAAGAAGAAGGCCACCAAATCCAACCCCGCCGATTCCTCTTCCTTGTTCATCGACAAGGATTGGGTCGCCGAACATGCCCGCCAGGTTTCTAGAATGCTCGTCGGCGGCATCAAGGTCGTCGGCCTATACGTTTGGGTTAGCGATGCCGCATTCAAAAATTCAACCATAATGCTTTGCCAG ACCGTGAAGGGTGTTGCTGAGGCAGCTCCGGTTTTGGAGGGTGATTGGGATGAGAGGCTGCTTCTTCACATTTCTTATAGCCCGAGGAG GTGGAATTGTAGAAACTGCTCACTGTCTTCGAATATTACATCAAGTAGTTTGCGGCCTTGTGACTTTAAGATGGGGAAGGTCTTAACTTCCCTTCAGACGTTCAAGTGCATGCACAACTTTAACCTGAG GTTACCTATATTACGCGACAGTGCATCAAAGTTCCAGACATTGAGTGATGTTCTTCGTCATACAATATCTATTCATGCCAAAGAGCTTGCAGGTGCAAAGGCCTTGATTGATGGTAAATTG GTTGTTGAGAGTGAGTCATATTCATCAGATGGTGTGCATGAAGTTGAattgcttctttcatttctGAACGATAGTTCTATTGAAG catGCAGCCAAGGAGATGTTGTTGGTATTCTTTCATTTAGTGGCTTGATATGTTCTTTTGCATATCTGAATTCAAAAGAGCCTAATTCACAAGCCATCACTGATATAAAG GGAGATATCATTACGAGTCTGCAAAGTAGATTGGATATAATCTGTGATGAGGTAGATGTTGACTCTGGTAACAATCATGATGTTGGAAGCCAAGTAAGCAATGAAATATCGGCTGAAAAGCCTGTTCCCCAACTAGTGTTGCACTTATTGAG AAAAGGATGCAGCCTTCCATTTCCTAGAAGAGTCTTTGCACCATGGCTAGCAGGGGTGTATGTATGTGATTATTTGCAACCTTCTGAAACTGTTGAG AAGCGGCTGCCTGGCCTCTGTTAA
- the LOC102665279 gene encoding uncharacterized protein → MPKKKKKVKEVELEPSVTVEGGEPARKKKKKTKSSKEQGENRPVDVQPPSTDVDGPEAETTPSIAEMGNPVEQPDLPQEQPTVEVQQNVSVEEIPSCARTSPAPETNAVNVEEQGEGQGIGPSSPHGSSQKSSSEEHFSDEEAIQEAEAGGSDIFPASSTSKLSASIGIAEDTFIQMQDEDPAAALRLLLNTSQANTSSENIPGASSSSDADITSSVRQDCLLLKLSMEYAREDVLKSIEENPSAAFGHLNFLKKLHNPLTSDEILGKVIQIEAIIDQFASTVQKKRENSARLDAQKQAHILLLEKARAAQHEVERLTKEAKEGSSEIKACDDNISSWEATITNLLSQVDDLRQKIVTEQAKRKELQEKAADSIQKLVAEKGREGLKAFSASQAVADEARAMESADQVLTKEMATLKKLYEDLVMH, encoded by the exons ATgcctaagaagaaaaagaaagtgaaggagGTCGAGCTTGAACCCTCTGTGACTGTCGAGGGTGGCGAGCCAGccaggaagaaaaagaaaaagaccaaGTCTTCAAAAGAACAAGGTGAGAATCGACCTGTTGACGTCCAACCACCTTCGACTGATGTTGACGGCCCTGAAGCAGAAACTACTCCCTCTATTGCTGAGATGGGCAACCCTGTCGAGCAACCGGACTTACCACAAGAACAACCTACCGTCGAG GTACAACAAAATGTTTCTGTAGAAGAAATACCCTCATGTGCTCGAACCTCTCCTGCTCCTGAGACGAATGCAGTGAATGTTGAGGAACAGGGTGAAGGTCAAGGCATTGGACCCAGCAGTCCTCATGGATCGAGTCAGAAAAGTTCATCTGAAGAACACTTTTCCGATGAAGAGGCCATACAAGAGGCTGAAGCTGGAGGTTCAGACATTTTCCCGGCGTCTTCGACATCTAAGCTTTCCGCTAGCATAGGGATCGCAGAGGATACATTCATTCAAATGCAAGACGAAGACCCTGCTGCAGCCCTTCGACTCCTGCTGAACACCAGTCAAGCCAACACCTCAAGTGAAAATATTCCTGGTGCTTCGTCCTCCTCTGATGCTGACATAACCTCTTCAGTACGTCAAGATTGCCTGCTCTTGAAATTGTCAATGGAATACGCACGAGAAGACGTACTTAAATCCATTGAAGAGAACCCCTCTGCTGCTTTTGGACACCTgaattttttgaagaaattgcacaACCCCCTTACCTCTGATGAGATTCTAGGCAAAGTCATCCAAATCGAGGCCATCATCGACCAGTTTGCCAGTACCGTGCAGAAAAAACGCGAAAATAGCGCCAGACTGGATGCCCAGAAACAGGCACATATCCTTCTGCTCGAGAAAGCCCGAGCTGCTCAACATGAAGTCGAACGTCTCACCAAAGAGGCGAAAGAAGGATCTTCTGAGATCAAAGCCTGTGATGATAACATCTCCTCCTGGGAGGCAACTATTACAAATTTGCTGTCTCAGGTCGATGATCTAAGGCAGAAAATTGTAACAGAGCAGGCCAAACGCAAAGAACTCCAGGAGAAGGCCGCTGATTCGATTCAGAAGCTGGTTGCTGAAAAAGGGAGGGAAGGCCTGAAGGCCTTTAGCGCATCTCAAGCTGTAGCAGATGAGGCAAGAGCTATGGAGAGTGCTGACCAGGTCTTAACTAAAGAGATGGCCACTTTGAAGAAACTATATGAGGACTTGGTCATGCATTAG
- the LOC121174780 gene encoding uncharacterized protein yields MSQGQAVPFAGKWHRFTVRNDGEKVVPEPQGDAEHTETWESEVMIPFAVERTVYAFGGPLPDQESLSSSMNKVFPCYPTCEPRIFDSEPYNFNCLSKPHKLFRSAPSIAHKDYLPWLDRVEQAYEDFWKTYGIFDLIQFSRFGPEYRPEMLIAAMHFFESSTNTFQFKCGMMTPTLLDVAALTGLRPSGETYDPTNSSDNIKLIYKENTFSKYIAEHKGSVEEEVSDEEHVAFLTLWLSHYVFCTKSLQVAKRFIPMALQIHEGQNFGFGRLLLAVLYESLGEACDDLKKSKDGSSFLVSGPMWLLQLWLNATFEQEMGLIIPQDYAEEVANRSIEGQRALRLTPKTFDQNPQKLFLKYMKIFLSFDKFLPQHAPFISREVGPAWFTDDFPAVDPDNEEEVNEIWSFYLNPQILSCRTGVQSNYLGLVGYQPNLVSRQFGLSQIRPKSLFEDPRDVIRGANLSERTFKKFLKISLDENYNLHPFEFNHSHFCTIGFVTWW; encoded by the coding sequence ATGTCGCAAGGTCAAGCAGTTCCGTTTGCTGGGAAATGGCACCGTTTTACAGTCAGGAACGACGGAGAGAAGGTGGTTCCGGAACCACAAGGTGACGCCGAACACACAGAAACCTGGGAATCGGAGGTGATGATCCCTTTCGCAGTGGAAAGAACAGTTTACGCTTTCGGTGGACCTCTGCCAGACCAAGAGTCACTTTCGAGCTCAATGAACAAGGTATTTCCCTGCTACCCAACTTGCGAACCTAGGATTTTTGATAGTGAGCCTTACAACTTCAATTGTTTAAGCAAACCCCACAAACTCTTTCGATCCGCCCCGTCAATAGCCCATAAGGATTACCTACCTTGGCTTGATCGAGTCGAACAAGCGTATGAGGATTTCTGGAAAACATATGGCATATTTGACTTAATACAATTCTCTCGATTTGGTCCTGAATATCGACCAGAAATGCTGATAGCAGCTATGCACTTTTTCGAGTCTTCTACCAACACCTTTCAATTTAAATGTGGTATGATGACCCCTACTCTCTTAGATGTAGCTGCCCTcacaggccttaggcctagcggAGAAACGTATGACCCCACTAATTCTAGTGACAATATCAAGCTAATATATAAGGAGAACACCTTTTCCAAATATATAGCTGAACACAAAGGATCCGTCGAAGAGGAGGTTTCTGATGAAGAGCATGTAGCCTTCTTAACCCTGTGGCTATCTCACTATGTTTTTTGCACGAAATCCTTGCAAGTAGCCAAAAGATTTATTCCAATGGCATTACAAATTCATGAGGGTCAGAACTTTGGATTTGGACGCCTCTTGTTAGCAGTACTATACGAATCGCTTGGTGAGGCATGCGATGACCTGAAGAAATCGAAGGATGGGTCTTCCTTCTTAGTATCTGGGCCTATGTGGCTTCTCCAGCTGTGGCTTAATGCCACTTTCGAACAAGAAATGGGATTAATAATCCCACAAGATTATGCTGAAGAAGTTGCCAATCGCTCGATCGAAGGCCAGAGAGCACTTCGATTAACACCCAAGACCTTCGATCAAAACCCACAAAAGCTGTTCCTAAAGTACATGAAGATTTTTCTGAGTTTTGACAAGTTTCTTCCCCAACATGCTCCATTCATTAGTCGAGAGGTTGGCCCGGCCTGGTTCACTGACGATTTTCCTGCTGTCGATCCGGACAATGAAGAAGAAGTGAACGAAATATGGTCATTTTACTTGAATCCACAGATCCTGTCTTGTCGTACAGGTGTTCAATCGAACTATTTAGGCTTGGTTGGATACCAGCCTAATTTGGTTTCAAGACAATTTGGCCTCTCGCAAATCCGTCCTAAAAGCTTGTTCGAAGATCCTCGAGATGTTATAAGAGGAGCCAATCTTTCAGAAAGAACtttcaagaagtttttgaagatTTCTCTAGATGAAAACTATAACCTGCATCCTTTTGAGTTCAACCATTCCCACTTCTGCACCATAGGGTTTGTTACCTGGTGGTAG
- the PGM gene encoding phosphoglycerate mutase-like protein encodes MDTAAGQSLYPLHRCKTLHLVRHAQGFHNVEGEKNFEAYKSYDLFDANLTPLGWKQVDNLRQHVKASGLSKRIELVIVSPLLRTMQTAVGVFGGQPYTDGINVPPLMNDNVGDSGRPAISSLNAPPFIAVELCREHLGVHPCDKRRNITDYRHMFPAIDFSLIENDEDILWKPDIREKNEEVAARGLKFLEWLWTRKEKEIAVVTHSGFLFHSLSAFGNDCHPNVKNEICTHFANCELRSMVIIDRGMIGSDESSTNYPGKVPDGLDLPSDVADQKHPENGQAN; translated from the exons ATGGATACTGCTGCAGGTCAAAGTCTTTACCCATTACACCGTTGCAAAACTCTTCACCTG GTAAGACATGCCCAAGGATTTCACAATGTAGAAGGTGAGAAGAACTTTGAAGCATACAAGTCTTATGATCTTTTTGATGCAAACTTGACCCCTCTCGGCTGGAAACAG GTTGATAATCTGAGACAACATGTTAAGGCCAGTGGTCTTTCCAAAAGAATTGAACTAGTTATTGTTTCCCCCTTGTTAAG GACTATGCAAACAGCAGTTGGAGTCTTTGGTGGGCAACCATATACTGATGGGATTAATGTACCTCCCCTGATGAATGACAATGTGGGAGATAGTGGTCGCCCTGCAATTTCCAGTCTAAATGCCCCACCATTTATAGCAGTAGAGCTTTGCCGAGAACATTTG GGGGTGCATCCTTGTGATAAGAGAAGAAACATCACTGACTACCGACATATGTTTCCAGCTATTGATTTTTCATTG ATAGAAAATGATGAGGACATTTTGTGGAAACCTGACATTAGAGAGAAGAATGAAGAAGTTGCTGCCAGGGGACTGAAATTTTTGGAATG GTTGTGGACACGTAAAGAAAAGGAGATAGCTGTCGTTACCCACAGCGGTTTTCTGTTTCATTCTCTAAGTGCTTTTGGAAATGATTGTCATCCAAACGTGAAGAATGAAATCTGCACACA CTTTGCTAACTGTGAGCTACGTTCAATGGTTATCATTGACAGAGG TATGATTGGTTCAGATGAGTCCTCTACCAACTATCCTGGCAAAGTTCCAGATGGCCTTGACCTTCCTAGTGACGTTGCTGACCAGAAGCATCCAGAGAATGGGCAGGCAAACTGA